One window from the genome of Chloroherpetonaceae bacterium encodes:
- a CDS encoding DUF547 domain-containing protein, which produces MLLTISVTGAPNSFDHSIFDAVLKKYVVNGKVNYKGLKQEPLFKDYLNQLEKADLTQLKTREEKIAFWINAYNAYTLKLILDNYPVKSIRDVTFLGNTIFGFVSGPWKKEFCKVGGKVYSLDYIEHEILRKELGEEKIHFAVNCASESCPILRPEAYRGERLKEQLNDQLQIFLSDTLKNQFKFEENTLYLSPIFDWYANDFKKNGKALLDYLKPYLTQSQQKILESGTVEIKFMDYDWSLNEVK; this is translated from the coding sequence ATGCTTCTTACAATTTCGGTTACGGGTGCACCGAATTCATTTGACCACTCAATATTTGATGCCGTTCTAAAAAAATATGTTGTGAATGGAAAGGTCAATTACAAAGGATTGAAGCAGGAACCACTTTTTAAGGATTATTTGAATCAACTCGAAAAAGCCGATCTTACCCAATTAAAAACGAGGGAAGAAAAAATTGCTTTTTGGATCAATGCTTATAATGCTTATACCCTTAAGTTGATTCTTGATAACTATCCTGTAAAAAGTATTCGCGATGTCACATTTCTTGGAAACACAATCTTCGGGTTTGTTTCAGGACCTTGGAAGAAAGAGTTTTGCAAAGTTGGTGGTAAGGTTTATTCGCTTGATTATATCGAGCATGAAATATTGAGGAAGGAACTTGGGGAAGAAAAAATTCACTTTGCTGTGAATTGCGCATCGGAATCTTGCCCGATACTTCGCCCTGAAGCCTACCGTGGTGAGCGATTGAAAGAGCAATTAAATGATCAACTCCAAATATTTTTAAGTGATACCCTAAAAAATCAATTTAAGTTTGAAGAAAATACTTTGTACCTGTCCCCAATATTTGATTGGTATGCCAATGATTTTAAGAAAAATGGGAAAGCGTTACTTGATTACTTGAAACCATACCTCACGCAATCACAACAAAAAATACTTGAAAGTGGAACAGTTGAGATAAAGTTTATGGATTATGATTGGAGCCTAAATGAAGTCAAATGA
- a CDS encoding alpha-amylase family glycosyl hydrolase has product MNAQKFPIIYEINTRVWIKNLIADGKATSLENIPDSFFQKWKESRFDAVWLMGVWKPSEPGRRVAVEHPGLWTDYRRTLSDPKPEDVVCSPYCIQDYSVADSLGGKNALLKFRDRLHKYGLKLILDFVPNHVALDHHWVSTNPEFFIQASERVFYSSPESYFSIDHHHLAHGKDPYFPAWTDTLQLNYANKGLQAAIIDTLKKIAALCDGVRCDMAMLELKRIFNQTWGWIAGEMENEFWDRAIREVKGSHPQFLFIAEAYWDTEWNLHQLGFDYTYDKRFYDRLVTRDISGLKQHLQASQVFQQKLVRFIENHDEPRAASVFGVFNKAAGAIAATSLGARLFHDGQFEGKRIKLPVQLIRTPEETTDADTEFYYENLLRILDNPAFVRGELKVLELQGQSAQVLGFERLAGANTGRAMTIANFGDSTAEVHFFTDAFKNVTNYEHIEIVSSSRFNSPQFDLWEGGITIRIRSAEALIFILS; this is encoded by the coding sequence ATGAACGCACAGAAATTCCCGATTATCTACGAAATCAATACTCGGGTTTGGATAAAGAACCTCATTGCTGATGGAAAAGCAACCTCATTAGAAAATATCCCCGATTCATTTTTTCAGAAATGGAAGGAATCGCGATTTGACGCGGTTTGGTTGATGGGTGTTTGGAAACCAAGTGAGCCCGGAAGGCGCGTTGCGGTTGAACATCCGGGGCTTTGGACTGATTACCGTCGAACACTTTCTGATCCAAAACCGGAAGATGTGGTATGCTCTCCTTATTGCATTCAGGATTATTCAGTGGCAGATTCTTTAGGTGGTAAAAATGCGCTGCTGAAATTTCGCGACAGACTGCATAAATATGGATTAAAACTCATTCTTGATTTCGTACCAAATCATGTTGCGCTTGATCATCACTGGGTTTCAACAAATCCTGAGTTTTTTATTCAAGCCTCAGAAAGAGTATTTTATTCCTCTCCCGAGTCATATTTCTCAATTGATCACCATCATTTAGCACACGGGAAAGACCCGTACTTTCCGGCTTGGACAGACACGCTTCAACTCAATTATGCGAATAAGGGTTTGCAGGCTGCAATAATTGATACGCTCAAAAAAATCGCCGCACTTTGTGATGGTGTTCGATGTGATATGGCAATGCTTGAACTCAAAAGAATTTTTAATCAAACTTGGGGATGGATTGCCGGAGAGATGGAGAATGAATTTTGGGATAGAGCAATTCGAGAAGTGAAAGGTTCACATCCTCAATTTTTATTTATCGCAGAAGCATATTGGGATACCGAATGGAACTTACATCAGCTAGGCTTTGATTATACCTACGACAAGCGCTTTTATGATCGTTTGGTGACACGCGATATCAGTGGATTGAAGCAGCATTTGCAGGCATCACAGGTGTTTCAACAAAAGCTGGTGCGCTTTATCGAAAATCATGATGAGCCGAGAGCCGCCTCTGTATTTGGGGTGTTCAATAAAGCGGCGGGTGCGATAGCGGCAACCTCGCTCGGGGCAAGGCTCTTTCATGATGGACAATTTGAAGGGAAGCGAATCAAATTGCCTGTTCAACTGATTCGAACACCGGAGGAAACGACCGATGCTGACACAGAATTTTACTATGAAAATTTGTTAAGGATTTTAGATAATCCGGCATTTGTGAGGGGTGAGTTGAAAGTGCTTGAGCTTCAAGGGCAATCGGCTCAAGTCCTTGGCTTTGAACGGCTTGCAGGCGCAAATACCGGAAGGGCAATGACAATCGCGAACTTTGGTGATTCAACGGCTGAAGTACATTTCTTTACCGATGCCTTTAAGAATGTTACCAATTACGAACACATCGAAATTGTGAGTTCTTCGCGATTTAATAGTCCTCAATTTGACTTATGGGAAGGTGGAATTACGATTCGAATTCGCTCTGCCGAGGCTTTGATATTTATTCTTTCTTAA
- a CDS encoding T9SS type A sorting domain-containing protein — MISKKVYIIVGLLFSVGLGSLYAQPRATLQSNITSGIRTLSADTVYDIFGFVNIHPGATLKIPAGTKLVGQTNSKAAIQTLRSIDTTNATNPSLGGILIVEGTASAPVIFTSSAADSAGGRGGRGQIGGVILNGIARGNRVNLQTHEPGMTGGQFDEDSSGSIRYMRVEWGGGLLGQGNEANGFQFNFVGSRTKIEYLQSYFIADDAFEFSGGTVDAKYLVATGCDDDMIDTEFGYRGRIQFVVGVQDEKLANRGYESNNDGSGTSAKPHNKYAAWNVTMIGAGIRQANNEINDGIYVRANTGGLHRNHIIANFGAAGVVVDGDGTRDNLYSPASADSALAVSNSMFFVKNRTSVSDSAQNGSKAIFAIRSANRTTGDGDTTGLFPLYAASAGNVVADPQFVNLNYVTPLNGVRPNLRPQNPATLNGATPPNDGFFDVSATYMGALPPLVPAGFSTQNNEGDWTIGWTNFSRTSTTLSVVGRAEAVNPVQSFELSQNYPNPFNPSTTINYRLAQAGLVSLKVYDVLGRQVASLVNGRQGIGTYSVQFNALQLSSGVYFYRLQVGDVSESRKMNLVK, encoded by the coding sequence ATGATTTCAAAGAAGGTTTATATCATTGTTGGGCTTTTATTCAGTGTGGGATTAGGATCTCTCTATGCTCAACCGAGGGCAACGCTGCAAAGTAATATCACCTCAGGAATAAGGACTTTAAGTGCCGATACGGTTTATGACATTTTCGGCTTTGTCAATATTCATCCCGGTGCTACCCTAAAAATCCCAGCGGGCACAAAATTAGTTGGGCAAACGAATTCAAAAGCTGCAATCCAAACGCTTCGAAGTATAGACACTACAAACGCAACGAATCCTTCTTTAGGTGGCATATTAATCGTTGAAGGCACGGCGTCGGCGCCAGTTATTTTCACCAGCAGCGCAGCAGATAGCGCCGGTGGACGAGGTGGTCGAGGTCAAATTGGTGGTGTGATTCTCAACGGTATCGCAAGAGGAAATAGGGTAAATTTACAAACTCATGAGCCCGGGATGACGGGTGGCCAATTTGATGAAGATAGCAGTGGTTCTATACGATATATGCGTGTTGAGTGGGGTGGTGGTCTTTTGGGACAAGGAAATGAAGCAAATGGGTTTCAGTTTAATTTTGTAGGATCACGAACAAAAATTGAATATTTGCAATCATATTTTATCGCGGATGATGCCTTTGAATTTTCAGGGGGTACAGTCGATGCGAAGTATTTGGTAGCGACCGGTTGTGATGATGATATGATTGATACGGAATTTGGATATCGCGGGCGAATCCAATTTGTCGTTGGTGTTCAAGATGAGAAACTTGCAAATCGTGGTTATGAATCAAACAATGATGGTTCAGGTACCAGCGCAAAACCACATAACAAATATGCTGCGTGGAATGTCACGATGATTGGTGCCGGTATCCGACAAGCCAATAATGAAATCAATGACGGTATTTATGTTCGTGCCAATACAGGCGGATTGCATCGAAATCACATCATCGCAAATTTCGGTGCCGCAGGGGTTGTTGTAGATGGTGACGGAACTCGTGATAACCTTTATTCACCCGCTTCAGCGGATTCTGCACTTGCTGTCAGCAATTCTATGTTTTTTGTTAAGAACAGAACTTCAGTAAGTGATTCTGCACAAAATGGATCAAAAGCAATTTTTGCCATTCGTTCAGCCAATAGAACCACGGGTGATGGGGATACCACAGGACTTTTCCCTCTTTATGCAGCTTCAGCAGGAAATGTGGTTGCCGACCCGCAATTTGTGAACCTCAATTATGTTACACCGCTAAATGGTGTTCGCCCGAATCTTCGTCCGCAGAACCCGGCAACCTTAAATGGTGCTACTCCGCCGAATGATGGTTTTTTTGATGTAAGTGCTACTTATATGGGCGCATTACCTCCGTTAGTTCCTGCTGGTTTTTCTACACAAAACAATGAAGGTGATTGGACCATCGGTTGGACTAACTTTTCACGCACATCAACAACACTTTCCGTTGTTGGGAGAGCAGAAGCGGTGAATCCGGTTCAATCCTTTGAGCTTTCACAAAACTATCCGAATCCATTCAACCCTTCAACAACCATTAACTATCGCTTAGCACAAGCCGGATTGGTGAGCTTGAAGGTGTATGATGTGTTAGGAAGACAAGTGGCTTCGCTCGTCAATGGACGCCAAGGAATCGGTACTTATAGCGTGCAATTCAATGCGTTACAGCTTAGCAGCGGTGTATATTTCTATCGCTTGCAAGTGGGTGATGTTAGCGAATCGCGCAAGATGAATTTGGTGAAGTAA
- a CDS encoding T9SS type A sorting domain-containing protein, with translation MMKKNIVQNLAMLVLALMVSSVAYAQPRAALNGNITSGLRTLSADTVYEVTGFVNVFPGATLRIPAGTKLVGLTGSRPSLQTLRSNDTTNTTNPTLGGILVVEGTANAPVVFTSSAADSAGGKGARGQIGGVILNGIAKNNVPGGTRFGEGGTGPGGGQFDTDSSGSLRYMRVEYGGTVISQGNEVNGFTFNGAGSRTKLEFLQAHFIADDAFEWFGGTADAKYLIATGCDDDQIDTEFGYRGRIQFVVVVQDKNLANRGYESNNDGSGTSAKPHNKYAAWNVTMIGAGIRQANNEINDGIYVRANTGGLHRNHIIANFGAAGIVVDGDAARDNLYAPASADSALAITNSMFFVKNRTSTTDSTTDNGVKAIYAIRSANRTTGDGDTTGLFPIYAASSGNVNANPQFVSVNYNDPLNGVRPNLRPQNPATLNGATPPNDGFFDVGATFMGALPPSIPTGFSTQSTVGDWTATWSNFARQTTALSVGGRAEAVNPVQSFELSQNYPNPFNPSTTINYRLAKAGLVSLKVYDVLGRQVASLVNGRQGVGTYSVQFNASNLSSGVYFYRLQVGEFSESRKMNLVK, from the coding sequence ATGATGAAAAAAAATATAGTACAAAACCTCGCAATGCTTGTTCTGGCGTTAATGGTCAGCAGCGTTGCTTATGCACAACCTCGTGCTGCATTAAATGGAAATATCACCTCGGGTCTCAGAACATTGAGTGCCGATACCGTATATGAAGTTACCGGGTTTGTGAATGTTTTTCCGGGAGCAACACTTCGCATTCCTGCCGGCACAAAACTTGTTGGGCTTACCGGTAGCCGTCCTTCGCTTCAGACCCTTCGGAGCAACGATACAACCAATACGACCAACCCAACTTTGGGTGGTATTCTTGTTGTTGAAGGTACAGCCAATGCACCGGTTGTTTTCACCAGCAGCGCAGCAGATAGCGCGGGCGGCAAAGGAGCAAGAGGTCAAATTGGTGGCGTGATTTTAAATGGTATTGCAAAAAACAACGTCCCCGGCGGTACCCGTTTCGGTGAAGGTGGTACCGGCCCCGGTGGTGGACAATTTGATACCGATAGCAGCGGCTCATTGCGCTATATGCGTGTTGAATACGGTGGAACCGTTATTTCTCAAGGTAATGAAGTAAATGGGTTTACCTTTAATGGCGCAGGTTCACGCACCAAACTTGAATTTTTGCAAGCGCATTTCATCGCTGATGATGCTTTTGAATGGTTTGGCGGAACAGCAGATGCCAAATACTTAATTGCAACCGGTTGCGATGACGACCAAATTGATACCGAATTCGGATATCGCGGTCGCATTCAATTTGTCGTAGTCGTTCAAGACAAAAATCTTGCCAACCGTGGTTATGAATCGAATAATGATGGTTCAGGAACCAGCGCAAAGCCACATAACAAATACGCTGCTTGGAATGTCACGATGATTGGTGCCGGTATCAGACAAGCCAACAATGAAATCAATGACGGTATTTATGTCCGTGCCAATACTGGCGGCTTGCATAGAAATCACATTATTGCAAACTTTGGTGCTGCTGGTATTGTCGTTGATGGTGATGCTGCTCGTGACAACCTTTATGCACCTGCTTCAGCAGACTCTGCACTTGCGATTACAAATTCGATGTTCTTTGTGAAGAACCGAACAAGCACAACTGATTCAACAACTGATAACGGTGTAAAGGCAATCTATGCAATCCGTTCAGCCAATAGAACAACAGGTGATGGTGATACAACTGGTTTGTTTCCAATTTATGCTGCTTCTTCAGGTAATGTAAATGCAAATCCGCAATTTGTTAGCGTAAATTATAACGATCCATTAAACGGCGTTCGCCCGAATCTTCGTCCGCAAAACCCGGCAACCTTAAATGGAGCTACTCCGCCGAATGACGGATTCTTTGATGTTGGTGCGACCTTTATGGGTGCACTTCCTCCGTCAATTCCGACCGGTTTTTCAACTCAAAGCACCGTTGGAGATTGGACTGCAACTTGGTCTAACTTTGCAAGACAAACCACAGCCCTTTCAGTTGGTGGAAGAGCAGAAGCAGTGAATCCTGTTCAATCCTTTGAGCTTTCACAAAACTATCCGAATCCGTTCAACCCTTCAACAACCATCAACTACCGTTTAGCAAAAGCCGGTTTGGTGAGCTTGAAGGTGTATGATGTTTTAGGAAGACAAGTGGCTTCGCTCGTCAATGGACGCCAAGGTGTTGGTACATACAGCGTACAATTCAATGCTTCGAACCTCAGCAGCGGTGTATATTTCTATCGCTTGCAAGTGGGTGAATTCAGCGAGTCACGCAAGATGAATTTGGTTAAGTAA